A window of Lacibacter sediminis contains these coding sequences:
- a CDS encoding SDR family oxidoreductase: MDFQNKVVVITGGSDGIGKALVQLFLSKGAKVATCGRNADRLYSLQQEFAGRALHTFVADVSNEDDCTRFIETTVKAFGGIDVLINNAGLSMRALIIESETSAYKRLMDVNFWGTVYTTKAALPYIIQRKGTVAGISSIVGNRGIPGRSAYSASKFAMQGWLEALRVEMFDHGVNVLWVSPGFIATNIRSVALNGEGNPIGETPMDESKLMSAEECAQHIFNAIAKRKRSVVLTVTGKATVWMGKLLPRVADKYIHKFFFKDGKLIK, encoded by the coding sequence ATGGATTTTCAGAATAAGGTTGTTGTTATCACAGGCGGAAGCGATGGCATTGGTAAAGCATTAGTTCAACTTTTTTTAAGCAAAGGTGCAAAGGTTGCTACCTGTGGCAGAAATGCTGACAGGTTGTATTCATTACAACAGGAGTTTGCAGGCAGAGCCTTGCATACGTTTGTAGCCGATGTGAGCAATGAAGACGATTGCACCCGGTTTATTGAAACAACGGTGAAAGCATTTGGAGGTATTGATGTACTCATCAATAATGCCGGCTTATCCATGCGTGCATTAATTATTGAATCGGAAACAAGTGCCTATAAACGATTGATGGATGTAAATTTCTGGGGCACTGTTTATACAACCAAAGCTGCACTTCCTTACATTATTCAACGCAAAGGAACAGTAGCAGGTATTTCATCCATCGTTGGTAACAGGGGCATACCGGGCCGCAGTGCTTATTCAGCCTCAAAATTTGCGATGCAGGGTTGGCTTGAAGCGTTACGTGTAGAAATGTTTGATCATGGCGTCAATGTATTGTGGGTGTCGCCGGGCTTTATTGCTACAAATATCCGTTCAGTTGCACTGAATGGTGAAGGCAACCCAATTGGTGAAACGCCAATGGACGAATCAAAATTGATGAGTGCCGAAGAATGTGCACAGCATATTTTTAATGCCATCGCAAAACGCAAGCGTTCAGTAGTGCTTACTGTAACAGGTAAAGCAACAGTGTGGATGGGTAAACTGTTACCACGTGTTGCTGATAAGTATATCCATAAGTTTTTCTTTAAAGATGGAAAGCTCATTAAATAA
- a CDS encoding SAM hydrolase/SAM-dependent halogenase family protein — MALLTLTSDIGEQDYLAGAVKAVLLRQNPSFQLIDITHQLSPFNDPQAAYIIRNATKQFPAGTFHIILVNLFQYKPDHLLLVKHNEQYYLLADNGLITMILEETPQELVALPMDKSIARNTIACADVFAKAIDELANGKSLKELGDASISIQVRNPLRPITTSQYIEGQIISIDHFENVIVNITHEEFEAQRKGRRFKIVFKRDEMIDRISETYADVNEGEKLALFNAGGYLEIAINKGNAAGLFGLQGFSEKSTSQYTQSRLFYQTVRVYFE; from the coding sequence ATGGCTTTACTAACCCTCACATCAGACATCGGAGAACAGGATTACCTGGCCGGGGCAGTGAAAGCTGTGTTGTTACGTCAAAACCCATCGTTCCAATTAATAGATATCACGCACCAGCTATCACCGTTTAATGATCCGCAGGCGGCGTATATTATCCGCAATGCAACCAAACAATTTCCGGCAGGCACCTTTCACATCATTCTTGTAAATCTTTTTCAATACAAGCCCGATCATTTATTGCTGGTGAAACATAATGAGCAGTATTATCTGTTGGCCGATAACGGTCTTATCACCATGATATTGGAAGAAACACCGCAAGAGTTGGTGGCGTTGCCGATGGATAAATCCATTGCTCGTAATACCATTGCCTGTGCAGATGTATTTGCAAAGGCGATTGATGAGCTTGCAAATGGTAAATCGTTGAAAGAGCTGGGCGATGCTTCTATTTCGATACAGGTACGCAACCCGTTACGACCAATTACCACCAGCCAATACATCGAAGGACAGATCATTTCCATTGATCATTTTGAAAATGTGATCGTGAATATTACGCATGAAGAATTTGAAGCGCAACGCAAAGGCCGCCGCTTTAAAATTGTATTTAAACGTGATGAAATGATCGACCGCATCAGCGAAACTTATGCTGATGTGAATGAAGGGGAGAAGCTGGCGTTGTTCAATGCGGGAGGTTATCTTGAAATTGCGATCAACAAAGGCAATGCCGCAGGTTTATTCGGCCTGCAGGGGTTTTCGGAAAAGAGCACCAGCCAGTACACACAAAGCCGTTTATTTTACCAGACAGTGAGGGTTTATTTTGAATAA